Proteins from a single region of Chryseobacterium sp. T16E-39:
- a CDS encoding urease accessory protein UreD, whose product MDSRLELVAGYKEGKSYVKDLYVSLPFRVVSVGQRKNDNKLYQMVMSSSPGILDGDRYHLEVSLEKGSSLQLQSQSYQRLFNMEDKAVQLLNVKMEDNTSFAYVPHPIVPHESSNFKSEAQITIGKNSQIIISEIITCGRKHYGEVFKLKRFQNLMEIYHEGKLMIKDNVLIQPDLIPINGIGNLEQFTHQGTLIFYSTKENVDKEALVESILNSEEAHNEGMEIGISAMENNGFIIRALGHGGEMMYNFFLFVQEKLWALE is encoded by the coding sequence ATGGATAGTCGCTTAGAACTCGTTGCCGGATACAAGGAAGGGAAATCTTATGTCAAAGATCTTTATGTTTCCCTTCCTTTCAGAGTTGTATCTGTTGGGCAGCGTAAAAATGACAACAAACTCTACCAGATGGTGATGAGTTCTTCTCCGGGAATCCTGGATGGAGACCGTTATCATTTGGAAGTATCATTAGAAAAAGGCTCATCCCTGCAACTGCAATCACAATCTTACCAAAGATTATTCAATATGGAAGATAAGGCGGTTCAGTTGCTGAATGTAAAGATGGAGGATAATACTTCATTTGCTTATGTTCCGCATCCGATTGTTCCCCATGAGAGCTCTAATTTTAAAAGTGAGGCACAGATTACTATTGGCAAAAACAGTCAGATCATCATCAGTGAAATTATTACCTGTGGAAGAAAGCATTATGGAGAGGTTTTTAAGCTGAAACGCTTCCAGAATCTGATGGAAATTTATCATGAAGGTAAATTAATGATTAAAGACAATGTGCTTATTCAGCCGGATCTGATTCCTATCAATGGGATTGGAAACCTGGAACAGTTTACGCATCAGGGAACCTTGATTTTTTACAGTACGAAAGAAAATGTGGATAAAGAAGCTTTAGTAGAATCTATTTTAAACTCAGAAGAAGCTCATAATGAAGGGATGGAAATCGGAATTTCGGCGATGGAAAATAATGGATTTATCATTAGAGCTTTAGGTCATGGAGGGGAGATGATGTATAATTTTTTTCTTTTTGTACAGGAAAAACTTTGGGCTCTAGAGTAA
- the ureE gene encoding urease accessory protein UreE, protein MIINETIGNIIDYPVQGKNVDYLDLEWFETTKRIQRKKTRQGIDLAIKFLREGQRLREGDVLYDDETKVIVVNVVETEAIVMKPASMLEMGTICYEIGNKHIPLFIQNDEVLLPFEMPMYRWLEASGFSPEKQNVKLLNLLKSNVEPHGHGSLGSTLFTKILKMAAPKDE, encoded by the coding sequence ATGATTATTAATGAAACCATAGGTAATATCATCGATTATCCTGTGCAGGGAAAGAATGTTGATTACCTGGATCTGGAATGGTTTGAAACGACCAAAAGAATTCAGCGTAAGAAAACAAGACAGGGGATTGATCTTGCCATAAAATTCCTTCGGGAAGGTCAGCGTTTGCGTGAAGGGGACGTTCTTTATGATGATGAGACAAAAGTTATCGTCGTTAATGTAGTAGAAACAGAAGCTATTGTCATGAAGCCGGCATCTATGCTGGAAATGGGAACCATATGTTATGAGATAGGAAACAAACACATTCCCCTGTTTATTCAAAATGATGAGGTATTATTGCCTTTTGAAATGCCAATGTACAGATGGCTGGAAGCAAGCGGTTTTTCTCCTGAAAAACAGAATGTAAAACTTCTGAATCTTCTTAAATCCAATGTAGAGCCACATGGGCACGGAAGTTTAGGATCGACCTTATTTACTAAAATACTAAAAATGGCAGCGCCAAAGGATGAATAA
- a CDS encoding TonB-dependent receptor — translation MKVTKVMVVFLAVLVNAKVAAQEAGSQKQLLIKDFDDHFPISEALVAFDHGNNHAHSGTDGTVRLNIASYPDTLVISHKGYDDVKWVITNDDEKNKVVFMQHKPFQISEVAINHSSFLSAITKVDLNKFPVNSAQDLLRKVPGLFIAQHAGGGKAEQLFLRGFDSDHGTDVSVNVDGMPVNIVSHAHGQGYSDLHFVIPETVNNIDFGKGAYYMDRGDFNTSGYVDFKTYDRLSNSMIKLEGGSFNSKRILGMFNILNDPAGRKSAYLAAEYNYTDGPFDVKQNFNRVNIFGKYNQWLTDKDYFNIQFSTFNSSWNASGQIPERAVNEGIIGRWGSIDPTEGGSTSRTNLQMNYKHIISPSEHIDAMAWYSKYDFNLYSDFTFYLKDKDHGDEIQQTDGRNIYGSEIKYTKNFSLPNGTLDWISGVGFRNDDINTLQLNHVYHRDLLLDRLSNVNGTETNLHAYTGLVWKTGKWTINPGLRVDHFIFNMHNLLNPEQLPSGQSSESTRLSPKLNFSYAASDNVMWFLKTGMGFHSNDMRVVIEQQGQKTLPYSVGGDFGLRLHPFKSLIITPTVWYLFLQQEFVYVGDDAVVEPSGKSQRMGADLGIRFQPLENFYLNADVNYSHARFTEEEKGKDYVPLAPVVTSTGSVNWDFLHGFSLGIQYRYLGARPAVEDNSIRTKAYFVNDLMLSYNQAKWGANIQVNNLFNVKWNEAQFATETQLKNETESTTDLTYTPGSPFGVKVGVYYKF, via the coding sequence ATGAAAGTAACAAAAGTAATGGTCGTCTTCCTGGCAGTGTTGGTGAATGCAAAAGTAGCAGCACAGGAGGCCGGATCACAAAAACAATTGTTAATTAAAGATTTTGATGATCATTTTCCTATTTCAGAAGCACTGGTTGCATTTGACCATGGAAATAATCATGCTCATTCAGGAACCGATGGAACAGTTAGGCTGAATATCGCTTCCTATCCTGATACCCTCGTCATCAGTCATAAAGGATATGATGATGTAAAATGGGTGATCACCAATGATGATGAAAAGAACAAGGTTGTTTTTATGCAGCATAAGCCTTTTCAGATTTCGGAGGTCGCGATTAACCACAGTTCATTTTTATCCGCGATTACTAAAGTGGATCTGAATAAGTTTCCTGTTAATTCTGCACAGGATTTATTGCGTAAAGTTCCCGGGTTATTTATCGCACAACATGCAGGAGGTGGAAAAGCTGAACAGCTCTTCCTACGAGGATTTGATTCTGATCACGGAACGGATGTAAGTGTCAATGTTGATGGAATGCCTGTTAATATTGTCTCTCATGCACATGGCCAGGGGTATTCTGATCTGCACTTTGTGATTCCTGAAACGGTTAATAATATCGATTTTGGAAAAGGAGCATATTATATGGATCGTGGAGATTTTAATACTTCAGGATATGTAGATTTTAAAACCTACGACCGATTAAGTAACAGTATGATTAAATTGGAAGGAGGCTCTTTTAACAGCAAAAGAATTTTAGGAATGTTCAATATCCTGAATGATCCGGCTGGCAGAAAAAGTGCTTATCTGGCGGCAGAATACAATTATACGGATGGTCCTTTCGATGTAAAACAAAATTTCAACAGAGTCAATATTTTCGGTAAATACAATCAATGGTTAACGGATAAGGATTATTTTAATATCCAGTTTTCCACGTTTAATTCTTCGTGGAATGCGTCGGGTCAGATTCCTGAACGGGCAGTAAATGAAGGGATTATCGGAAGATGGGGAAGTATTGATCCTACAGAAGGAGGAAGTACCTCAAGAACCAATCTCCAGATGAATTATAAACATATCATATCACCATCGGAACACATCGATGCAATGGCGTGGTATTCGAAATATGATTTTAATCTGTATTCAGACTTTACTTTTTATTTAAAAGATAAAGATCATGGTGATGAAATTCAGCAGACAGACGGAAGAAATATTTATGGTTCGGAAATAAAGTATACTAAGAATTTTTCATTACCTAATGGAACATTAGACTGGATTTCAGGAGTCGGTTTCAGAAATGATGATATCAATACGCTTCAGCTGAATCATGTTTATCACAGGGATTTACTTTTGGACAGATTATCTAATGTGAATGGAACTGAAACCAATCTTCATGCCTATACTGGTTTGGTTTGGAAAACAGGAAAATGGACCATCAACCCAGGTTTAAGAGTAGATCATTTTATTTTTAATATGCATAATCTGCTAAATCCTGAACAATTACCTTCCGGACAATCTTCGGAGAGTACAAGATTAAGTCCTAAGCTTAATTTTTCCTATGCTGCCAGTGACAATGTGATGTGGTTTTTAAAAACCGGAATGGGCTTTCATTCCAATGATATGAGGGTGGTGATTGAGCAGCAGGGACAGAAAACCCTTCCTTATTCAGTAGGTGGAGATTTCGGATTGCGTTTACATCCTTTTAAATCATTGATCATAACTCCAACAGTATGGTATTTGTTCCTGCAACAGGAATTTGTATACGTGGGAGACGATGCAGTGGTGGAACCTTCAGGAAAATCTCAACGGATGGGAGCTGATTTGGGAATTCGTTTCCAGCCTTTAGAAAACTTTTATCTGAATGCAGATGTTAATTACTCACATGCCAGATTTACGGAAGAAGAAAAAGGTAAAGATTATGTGCCTTTAGCACCGGTAGTGACCAGTACTGGTTCTGTGAACTGGGACTTTTTACATGGCTTCTCTTTGGGAATTCAATACCGTTATCTGGGAGCGAGACCAGCAGTTGAAGATAACAGTATCCGGACAAAAGCTTATTTTGTAAATGATCTGATGCTTTCTTACAATCAGGCAAAATGGGGCGCAAATATTCAGGTGAATAATCTCTTCAATGTAAAATGGAATGAAGCTCAGTTTGCCACTGAAACTCAGTTGAAAAACGAAACAGAATCAACTACCGATCTTACTTATACGCCGGGAAGTCCTTTTGGAGTGAAGGTTGGGGTGTATTATAAGTTTTAG
- the ureG gene encoding urease accessory protein UreG yields the protein MENRKYIKVGVAGPVGSGKTALLERLSRKMFGTYDLGVITNDIYTKEDAEFMAKNSLLPHERIIGVETGGCPHTAIREDASMNLEAVDELAARFPDIELVLIESGGDNLSATFSPDLADVTIFIIDVAEGEKIPRKGGPGITRSDLLIINKIDLAPHVGASLEVMERDARRMRNGSPFVFTNLKTDEGLEKVIGWIKKYALLEECEEPNLVR from the coding sequence ATGGAAAATAGAAAGTATATAAAAGTAGGTGTTGCAGGACCTGTGGGTTCAGGAAAAACAGCATTGTTGGAACGTTTGAGTAGAAAAATGTTCGGAACTTATGATCTTGGTGTCATCACCAATGATATTTACACGAAAGAAGATGCAGAGTTTATGGCAAAAAACAGCCTTTTACCTCATGAAAGAATTATTGGGGTGGAAACAGGAGGATGTCCTCACACTGCCATAAGAGAAGATGCGAGTATGAATCTGGAAGCAGTGGATGAATTAGCAGCGCGTTTTCCTGATATTGAATTGGTTCTTATTGAAAGTGGAGGGGATAATTTATCAGCAACATTCAGTCCTGATCTTGCAGATGTGACCATTTTCATCATTGATGTGGCAGAAGGAGAGAAAATCCCGAGAAAAGGAGGTCCTGGAATTACCCGTTCAGATCTTTTAATTATCAATAAAATAGATTTGGCGCCTCATGTTGGAGCAAGTCTTGAGGTGATGGAAAGAGACGCCAGAAGAATGAGAAACGGAAGTCCGTTTGTTTTTACCAATCTTAAAACAGATGAAGGGTTGGAAAAAGTGATCGGGTGGATTAAAAAATATGCATTGCTGGAGGAATGTGAAGAACCGAATCTTGTACGATAG
- a CDS encoding urease accessory protein UreF — MNNTNLNFLAGLLHIADPTLPIGGYSHSNGLETYVQKRIVNNVKTAKEFVENMLIYNLKYNDGALMKLAYEATQNEDLTSIIKLDHECNALKCPKEIRQASQKLGLRLIKIFKRREHFPFMEKYEEVIRKGEVNSHYCIVFGIYTALMKIPLYEALLGFYYTSVAGMITNAVKLVPLGQLDGQDILFDLYSVMERTAKETMEIDRDLVGICNTSFDIHCMQHERLYSRLYMS; from the coding sequence ATGAATAATACAAACTTAAATTTTCTGGCAGGTTTGCTGCACATTGCCGATCCCACATTACCAATTGGTGGGTACAGCCATTCTAACGGATTGGAAACGTATGTGCAGAAAAGAATAGTAAATAATGTGAAAACGGCAAAAGAGTTTGTAGAAAATATGCTGATCTACAACCTGAAATACAATGATGGAGCTTTGATGAAGCTTGCCTACGAGGCAACGCAGAATGAAGATTTAACATCAATCATCAAACTTGATCATGAGTGCAACGCGCTCAAATGCCCGAAGGAGATCCGCCAGGCCAGTCAAAAACTGGGATTACGTCTGATTAAAATCTTTAAAAGAAGAGAGCATTTCCCTTTTATGGAAAAGTACGAAGAAGTAATCAGGAAGGGTGAAGTCAATTCTCATTATTGTATCGTGTTTGGTATTTATACTGCCCTGATGAAAATTCCTCTGTATGAAGCGCTTTTGGGATTTTACTACACATCAGTTGCCGGAATGATTACCAATGCTGTAAAGCTGGTACCTCTGGGACAGCTGGATGGACAGGATATCTTATTCGATCTCTATTCTGTAATGGAAAGAACAGCTAAGGAAACAATGGAAATAGACCGGGATCTTGTGGGAATATGCAATACATCTTTTGATATTCATTGTATGCAGCATGAGAGGTTGTATTCGAGGTTGTATATGTCGTAA
- a CDS encoding urea transporter: MNKFFEKFPFIDNVLKGIGQIMLQESRWTGLLFLIGIFMGSWQGGVAVLLSTAVGTFTAMKLKYAQSEINAGLYGFSAALVGVALSFVFQTTLLIWILIAIGGALATIIQHFFIQRKIPVFTFPFIIVTWISICLLHHFTQIPPSEMMTAKMDPIDYDDFLTCTNGFGEVIFQGGILSGIIFFIAVFISSPAAALYGLAGSVIGAYLSHLNGEPIDKIHMGLFGFNAVLSAIAFSGFKKTDGLWVLIAVFLTVVIDDLLIDYNVLNEVGGVLTFPFVVGTWITLVIQKIFIKRQKNK, from the coding sequence ATGAACAAATTTTTTGAAAAATTCCCTTTTATAGATAATGTTTTAAAAGGAATCGGACAGATCATGCTTCAGGAAAGCAGATGGACCGGGCTTCTGTTTCTGATCGGTATTTTTATGGGAAGCTGGCAGGGTGGTGTAGCTGTTTTGCTATCTACAGCAGTTGGTACGTTTACAGCCATGAAACTAAAGTATGCTCAATCAGAAATTAATGCAGGATTGTATGGCTTTAGTGCTGCTCTGGTAGGTGTCGCATTGTCTTTTGTATTTCAGACGACTTTGCTTATCTGGATTCTTATTGCAATAGGAGGCGCATTGGCAACAATCATTCAGCACTTTTTTATTCAGAGAAAAATCCCGGTATTTACATTTCCGTTCATTATAGTGACGTGGATCAGCATTTGTCTGCTTCACCATTTTACACAGATTCCGCCATCGGAAATGATGACTGCTAAAATGGATCCTATTGATTATGACGATTTTTTAACCTGTACCAATGGGTTTGGTGAAGTGATTTTTCAGGGAGGCATCCTCTCAGGAATTATTTTCTTCATCGCCGTTTTTATCAGTTCCCCGGCAGCTGCGCTGTATGGCCTGGCAGGTTCAGTAATAGGAGCTTATCTCTCTCATTTAAATGGCGAGCCGATTGATAAAATTCACATGGGATTATTTGGGTTTAACGCTGTTCTTTCCGCTATTGCTTTCTCCGGTTTTAAAAAAACGGATGGTTTGTGGGTACTTATCGCTGTATTCCTTACTGTGGTGATCGATGATCTGTTGATTGATTATAATGTCCTTAATGAAGTAGGTGGAGTTCTTACGTTCCCATTTGTCGTGGGAACATGGATCACATTGGTGATACAGAAAATTTTTATAAAAAGGCAAAAAAATAAATAA